A single Chryseobacterium sp. DNA region contains:
- a CDS encoding aminotransferase class I/II-fold pyridoxal phosphate-dependent enzyme: MDIFERIKENPGPLGQFADYGEGYFIFPRLEGPIGPRMQFQGREVIFWSANDYLGLCNHPEVKEADAKAAAEYGMFYPMGARAMSGETDQHLQLERELADFVQKESAYLLNFGYQGMVSTIDALVNRNDVIVYDMDSHACIVDGVRLHSGKRFTYRHNDMASLEKNLQRATKVAEETGGGILVITEGVFGMRGQQGKIKEICDLKSKYKFRLLVDDAHGFGTLGKTGAGVGEEQDCNDQIDVYFSTFAKSMAGFGAFLAGDKEIIRYLKFNLRSQIFAKSLTMPMVIGGLKRLELLRSRPEIKAKLWENVYKLQNGLKERGFNIGDTNTCVTPVMMQGTPVEATLLVKDLRENYGIFTSVVVYPVIPKGMILLRLIPTASHTDAEINETLAAFEAIHDKLVGGYYKEQEQLLLQEQGLSFKPI; encoded by the coding sequence TTGGATATTTTTGAAAGAATAAAAGAAAATCCAGGACCTCTTGGACAATTTGCAGATTACGGAGAAGGATATTTTATTTTCCCAAGATTAGAGGGTCCTATAGGTCCCAGAATGCAGTTTCAGGGTAGAGAAGTAATTTTCTGGAGTGCCAATGACTATCTAGGATTATGCAATCATCCTGAAGTAAAGGAAGCGGATGCGAAAGCGGCTGCAGAATACGGAATGTTCTATCCAATGGGAGCAAGAGCGATGTCTGGTGAAACAGATCAGCACCTTCAGCTGGAAAGAGAATTGGCAGATTTCGTACAAAAAGAATCAGCATATTTATTAAACTTCGGTTACCAGGGAATGGTTTCTACCATTGATGCTTTGGTCAACAGAAATGACGTAATCGTTTATGATATGGATTCTCATGCCTGCATCGTAGATGGGGTAAGACTTCATTCAGGGAAGAGATTCACTTACAGACACAACGATATGGCGAGTCTTGAGAAAAACCTTCAAAGAGCAACCAAAGTGGCTGAGGAAACCGGCGGCGGTATCCTGGTAATTACTGAAGGGGTTTTCGGAATGAGAGGACAGCAGGGAAAAATCAAAGAGATCTGCGACCTTAAATCAAAATATAAATTCAGACTTTTAGTAGACGATGCACATGGTTTCGGAACTCTTGGTAAAACAGGTGCCGGTGTAGGTGAAGAACAGGACTGTAATGATCAGATCGATGTGTACTTCTCTACATTTGCAAAATCAATGGCAGGTTTCGGAGCATTCCTTGCCGGTGATAAAGAAATTATCAGATACCTGAAATTTAACTTAAGATCACAAATTTTCGCAAAATCCCTGACAATGCCAATGGTAATCGGAGGATTGAAAAGATTGGAACTGTTGAGATCAAGACCTGAAATCAAAGCTAAACTTTGGGAGAATGTGTATAAATTACAGAACGGTTTAAAAGAAAGAGGATTCAATATCGGTGACACCAATACATGTGTAACTCCGGTAATGATGCAGGGAACCCCTGTAGAAGCTACTCTTTTGGTAAAGGACTTAAGAGAAAACTATGGTATCTTTACTTCTGTGGTAGTATATCCTGTCATTCCAAAAGGAATGATCCTTTTAAGATTGATTCCTACCGCTTCTCATACGGATGCCGAGATCAATGAAACGCTGGCCGCGTTTGAAGCCATTCATGACAAATTAGTAGGTGGTTACTATAAAGAGCAGGAGCAGCTGCTGCTGCAGGAACAAGGATTAAGTTTTAAACCGATTTAA
- a CDS encoding PLP-dependent cysteine synthase family protein: MSNVYDNILGLIGHTPMVKLNTVTKDIPATVYAKLESYNPGHSTKDRIALHIIENAERKGLLKEDSVVVETTSGNTGFSIAMVCIIKGYKCILAVSDKTKPEKIAYLKALGATVYICPANVAANDPRSYYEVAKRIALETPNSIYINQYFNELNIDAHYQTTGPEIWEQTGGKVTHLFACTGTGGTLSGSAKFLKEKNPDIKIIGVDADGSILKSYHETGEIHKEDVHPYQIEGMGKNLIPSALLFDKVDKFVRVNDEMSAYRTREIALKEAIMGGYTTGAVTQGLIQYAQSHEFSQDDVVVLIYPDHGSRYITKVYSDQWMAEQGFVNNCVHNYDEVFKTEFIK, translated from the coding sequence ATGAGTAATGTTTACGATAATATCCTTGGCCTGATAGGACATACTCCTATGGTGAAGCTAAATACTGTCACAAAAGATATTCCAGCAACCGTTTATGCCAAGTTAGAATCATATAATCCTGGACATTCCACCAAAGATAGAATCGCACTTCATATTATAGAAAATGCAGAGAGGAAAGGTTTATTGAAAGAAGATTCTGTAGTTGTAGAAACTACTTCCGGAAACACGGGATTTTCTATTGCGATGGTCTGCATTATCAAAGGATATAAGTGTATTCTTGCAGTAAGTGATAAAACCAAACCTGAAAAGATTGCTTATTTAAAAGCATTGGGTGCTACTGTATATATTTGTCCGGCCAATGTAGCTGCAAACGATCCGAGATCGTATTATGAGGTGGCTAAAAGAATTGCATTGGAAACGCCCAATTCCATTTATATCAACCAGTATTTTAATGAGTTGAATATTGATGCCCATTATCAGACTACGGGTCCTGAGATCTGGGAGCAGACCGGCGGTAAGGTGACTCACCTTTTTGCCTGCACGGGAACAGGAGGTACTTTATCAGGGTCTGCGAAGTTTTTGAAGGAGAAAAACCCGGATATTAAAATTATTGGTGTGGATGCAGATGGATCCATCTTAAAAAGCTACCACGAGACAGGAGAAATTCATAAAGAGGATGTTCATCCTTATCAGATCGAAGGAATGGGAAAAAATCTTATCCCTTCTGCCCTTCTTTTCGATAAGGTAGATAAGTTTGTAAGGGTAAATGATGAAATGTCTGCCTACAGAACCCGTGAAATTGCTTTAAAGGAGGCGATTATGGGAGGATACACTACAGGAGCTGTAACGCAGGGATTAATCCAGTACGCACAGTCTCACGAATTCTCCCAAGATGATGTTGTTGTTTTGATCTATCCGGACCACGGTTCAAGATATATCACTAAAGTATACAGTGATCAATGGATGGCTGAACAGGGATTTGTCAATAATTGTGTTCACAATTATGATGAAGTTTTCAAGACAGAATTTATCAAATAA
- a CDS encoding DMT family transporter yields MKLRGYILGTLSAVSFGLIPIFILPIKQAHFSLDVTLFYRFFFSALMVGGYLLYSGESFKINRKEALILAILGICYALSSEFLFLGYDFLTAGIASTVLFIYPVIVALILFFFYKEKLTRLSVISLFFAFAGVIVLCLKGNSLEINFAGLGIVMLSSLFYALYMVIVNKSNIQVSGFKLSFFSMFFTSLFFMTKASIANESLTIPSLSVFLNFLIFAFLTTVISSLCLVYAIKYIGSTPTAILGALEPVVAVMVSVLMFHEKMTPNLLAGIILILLGVTLNVISDRKKQVHI; encoded by the coding sequence ATGAAACTTAGAGGATATATACTGGGAACTTTGTCAGCGGTGTCATTCGGATTAATTCCGATTTTTATTCTGCCTATCAAACAGGCTCACTTTTCGCTGGATGTGACATTGTTTTACAGATTTTTCTTTTCAGCTTTAATGGTTGGCGGATATCTGCTGTATTCCGGAGAAAGTTTTAAGATCAATAGAAAAGAAGCCTTAATATTGGCTATACTGGGAATCTGCTATGCACTGTCTTCCGAATTCCTATTTTTAGGCTATGATTTTCTTACAGCCGGAATCGCCTCTACGGTTTTATTCATTTATCCTGTCATTGTAGCCCTGATCCTGTTTTTCTTTTATAAAGAGAAGCTTACCAGGCTGTCTGTCATTTCATTATTCTTTGCTTTCGCAGGAGTTATTGTCCTATGTTTAAAAGGAAACAGTCTCGAAATTAATTTTGCAGGACTGGGAATTGTAATGCTGAGCTCACTTTTTTATGCACTGTACATGGTGATTGTCAATAAGTCGAATATTCAGGTTTCCGGATTTAAGCTGTCTTTCTTTTCTATGTTTTTTACCTCCCTGTTTTTTATGACAAAAGCAAGTATCGCAAATGAATCTTTAACAATACCTTCCCTATCTGTATTTTTAAATTTTCTCATTTTTGCTTTTTTAACTACGGTTATTTCTAGCCTGTGCCTGGTATATGCGATTAAATATATTGGCTCTACCCCCACGGCTATCCTGGGTGCTTTGGAACCGGTAGTTGCCGTCATGGTCAGTGTACTGATGTTTCATGAAAAAATGACTCCCAACCTTTTGGCAGGAATTATACTGATTCTGCTCGGAGTAACACTGAATGTCATATCCGACCGAAAAAAGCAGGTTCATATTTAA
- a CDS encoding polymer-forming cytoskeletal protein — protein sequence MIKELQKLTKDQLYQRLKENSENLFSTIHSVLEGVFFNEDSLDEEDLSDFLDMLDEETAQKIKLALQEDTGNDEPDIFLMDTDSETSLDLITKEGEGYQIILLENDIHLSGNLFVEDHIVLIVAGHIKAENVIVNGSLYCSGSLTCNVLFGASSNDHETHIEGNIKAALVAENGHYTMAEGDLHARYLLSFYNEIEGKKGKFIDNLSLERQDETALLNPEILDKEGYFDEGIFLNYIEHNTVDTLFGS from the coding sequence ATGATAAAAGAACTACAGAAACTTACAAAAGATCAGCTATACCAGCGGCTTAAGGAAAACTCAGAAAACTTATTTTCTACTATCCATTCCGTATTGGAAGGCGTTTTCTTTAATGAAGACTCTTTGGATGAAGAAGATCTTTCCGACTTCCTTGATATGCTGGATGAGGAAACCGCCCAGAAAATTAAACTGGCATTACAGGAAGATACCGGTAATGATGAACCGGACATTTTTCTTATGGACACCGACAGTGAAACGTCTTTGGATCTGATTACAAAAGAAGGGGAAGGATACCAAATAATTCTCCTGGAAAATGATATTCATTTATCCGGTAATCTCTTTGTTGAAGACCATATCGTTCTTATTGTAGCGGGTCATATAAAAGCTGAAAATGTTATTGTCAATGGTTCTCTTTACTGCTCGGGAAGTCTTACCTGCAATGTATTATTCGGCGCATCATCCAATGATCATGAAACCCATATTGAGGGAAATATAAAGGCTGCACTTGTGGCAGAGAATGGCCATTATACAATGGCGGAAGGTGATCTACATGCCCGATATCTCCTAAGTTTTTATAATGAAATAGAAGGAAAAAAAGGAAAATTCATTGATAATCTAAGCCTGGAAAGACAGGATGAGACAGCACTGTTGAATCCTGAAATTCTGGATAAAGAAGGGTATTTTGATGAAGGCATTTTTTTAAATTATATAGAGCACAATACTGTAGATACTTTGTTCGGCTCTTAG
- a CDS encoding radical SAM protein, whose amino-acid sequence MKDLLLITPPFTQLNTPYPATAYIKGFLNTKNISSYQIDLGIDVILELFSKKGIQKVFDKKIDLPGSSENTRRIFALREEYIKTIDQVIPFLQGKNPTLARQICSMNFLPEASRFNQLDDMEFAFGNMGLQDKAKHLATLYLEDISDYIVENIDPDFGFSRYAERLGKSANSFDELYYKLSDNQTFIDDFTLQILHKKLEEIQPRLVCFSIPFPGNLYSAFRCAQLIKKNFPDIKTAMGGGFPNTELREVKDQRVFEFFDFITLDDGELPLELLCENVHNPDGATEFKRTFLIENQEVVYKNNSKRHDYKQADIGTPDYTDLKLDQYISVIEIANPMHSLWSDGRWNKLTMAHGCYWGKCTFCDISLDYIKIYEPISAKILVDRMEELIRTTGETGFHFVDEAAPPALMREVALEILRRNLVVTWWTNIRFEKSFTRDLCYLLKISGCVAVSGGLEVASDRLLKLIDKGVSVEQVAKVTRNFTEAGIMVHAYLMYGYPTQTVQETVDSLEMVRQMFEMGILQSGFWHQFAMTAHSPVGMSPDDFGVVPVKQEILFANNDIDFKDKTGIDHNQFSFGLKKSLFNYMHGINFEIPLQEWFDFKIPKTAIHPDYIHDALLEDDQFAFKGNSKIVFLTKNVIAENRVKNKKKYSGAYTLLTFHLKTNIVKVELEQDKAEWLVNLLQENAVENSKKLTVQQLKNQFEEDFEDFELFWFSKPMQQLKENGVILSL is encoded by the coding sequence TTGAAAGATCTGCTTCTTATCACTCCGCCTTTTACCCAACTCAATACTCCTTATCCTGCAACAGCTTATATCAAAGGATTTTTGAATACTAAAAATATTTCCAGCTACCAGATTGACCTGGGAATTGATGTAATCCTTGAGCTGTTTTCCAAAAAAGGGATCCAAAAGGTTTTTGATAAAAAAATAGATCTGCCCGGCTCTTCTGAAAATACCCGGAGAATTTTTGCATTAAGAGAAGAATATATAAAGACCATTGATCAGGTCATTCCTTTTCTGCAAGGTAAAAATCCTACACTGGCAAGACAGATCTGCAGCATGAATTTTCTTCCCGAAGCCTCCCGTTTCAACCAGCTGGATGATATGGAATTTGCTTTCGGAAATATGGGGTTACAGGATAAAGCCAAACATCTTGCCACTTTATATCTGGAAGATATCTCGGATTATATTGTTGAAAATATTGATCCTGATTTTGGATTCAGCAGATATGCTGAACGCCTTGGTAAAAGTGCCAATTCTTTTGATGAATTATATTATAAATTATCTGATAATCAAACATTTATAGATGATTTTACATTACAAATTCTTCATAAAAAATTAGAAGAAATTCAACCCAGACTCGTTTGCTTTTCCATTCCTTTTCCCGGAAATTTATACTCAGCATTCAGATGTGCCCAATTGATAAAAAAGAACTTTCCCGATATTAAAACTGCTATGGGAGGAGGTTTTCCCAATACTGAATTAAGAGAAGTTAAAGATCAGAGAGTTTTTGAATTTTTTGACTTTATTACCCTGGATGACGGAGAACTTCCCCTGGAACTTCTTTGTGAAAATGTACACAATCCCGATGGTGCCACAGAATTTAAGAGAACATTTTTAATTGAAAATCAGGAAGTTGTCTATAAAAATAATTCTAAAAGACACGATTATAAACAGGCCGATATTGGTACTCCGGATTACACCGATTTGAAATTGGATCAATATATTTCAGTTATTGAAATCGCCAATCCCATGCACAGCTTATGGAGTGACGGAAGATGGAATAAACTGACCATGGCACATGGATGCTACTGGGGTAAATGTACTTTCTGTGATATTTCCTTAGATTATATCAAAATCTATGAGCCTATTTCTGCTAAAATTCTGGTAGACCGGATGGAAGAGCTCATCAGAACGACAGGAGAAACAGGTTTTCATTTTGTAGACGAAGCCGCTCCGCCTGCATTAATGAGAGAGGTTGCTCTGGAAATTCTAAGAAGAAATCTGGTGGTGACCTGGTGGACCAATATCCGATTTGAAAAAAGTTTCACCCGGGATCTTTGTTATCTGCTAAAAATTTCCGGATGCGTTGCGGTTTCAGGAGGTTTAGAAGTAGCCAGTGACAGATTATTAAAATTAATTGATAAAGGAGTTTCCGTAGAACAGGTAGCCAAAGTTACAAGAAATTTTACTGAGGCGGGAATTATGGTTCATGCCTATCTGATGTATGGCTACCCTACCCAAACCGTTCAGGAAACCGTTGACTCCCTGGAGATGGTCCGTCAGATGTTTGAAATGGGAATTCTTCAAAGTGGATTTTGGCATCAGTTTGCTATGACTGCCCACTCGCCTGTTGGAATGAGTCCCGATGATTTTGGAGTGGTTCCCGTAAAACAGGAAATCCTGTTTGCCAACAACGATATAGACTTCAAAGATAAAACCGGAATCGATCACAATCAATTCAGCTTCGGATTGAAAAAGTCACTTTTCAATTATATGCACGGGATCAATTTTGAAATTCCTCTTCAGGAGTGGTTTGATTTTAAAATTCCAAAAACGGCCATTCATCCTGATTATATTCACGATGCTCTTTTAGAAGATGATCAGTTTGCTTTTAAAGGAAACTCAAAAATTGTGTTTTTAACCAAAAATGTAATCGCTGAGAATCGCGTAAAAAATAAAAAGAAATACTCTGGTGCGTATACCTTACTTACATTCCACTTAAAAACCAATATCGTAAAGGTTGAACTGGAACAGGATAAAGCAGAATGGTTGGTGAATCTATTGCAGGAGAATGCTGTAGAAAACAGTAAAAAGCTTACAGTTCAGCAACTTAAGAATCAATTTGAGGAAGATTTTGAAGATTTTGAGCTGTTCTGGTTCTCGAAACCTATGCAGCAATTGAAGGAAAATGGAGTGATTTTGAGTTTGTAA